The following proteins are co-located in the Telopea speciosissima isolate NSW1024214 ecotype Mountain lineage chromosome 9, Tspe_v1, whole genome shotgun sequence genome:
- the LOC122640502 gene encoding F-box/kelch-repeat protein At1g30090-like — protein sequence MQRVRVSSEQSPVHRLGDSQMTLSPKFRLALIQTPSFLSSSSEMELSLDGVPLIPGLPDDIALNCLLRLPVESHPACRAVCKRWHLLLQNKERFFTRRKELGFKDPWLLILAFNKCTGKIQWQVLDLTSYSWHTIPAMPCKDRVCPHGFRCVSIPHEGILFVCGGMESDMECPLDLVLKYEMHRNRWTVMNQMLTARSFFASGVIDGLIYAAGGNSTNLFELDSAEVLDPIKGNWRPIADMRTNMASYDAAVLNGKLLVTEGWIWPFLFSPRGQVYDPISNNWESMAVGLREGWTGSSVVVDGNLFVVSEHERMKVKVYDVETDSWDTVTGPPVPEQICKPFSVNSNDRRIYVVGRNLHVAVGHIQWQSIICSSGKKQRFFVRWQVLEAPEALNDLTPSSSQVLFA from the coding sequence ATGCAGCGTGTCCGAGTTTCATCCGAGCAATCTCCAGTACATAGGCTAGGAGATTCCCAAATGACATTATCACCCAAGTTTAGACTGGCTTTAATCCAGACACCTTCTTTCCTGTCTTCATCTTCAGAAATGGAGCTCTCATTGGATGGAGTACCTCTCATTCCTGGCCTTCCTGACGATATTGCCCTCAACTGCCTCCTCCGGCTGCCAGTTGAGAGCCACCCAGCTTGCAGAGCTGTATGCAAGCGATGGCATCTGCTGTTACAAAATAAGGAGCGGTTCTTCACCCGAAGAAAGGAGCTAGGCTTCAAAGACCCGTGGCTCTTGATCTTAGCCTTCAACAAATGCACAGGAAAGATCCAATGGCAGGTCCTAGACCTCACCAGCTACTCATGGCACACCATCCCAGCCATGCCTTGCAAGGACCGCGTATGTCCTCATGGATTTAGATGTGTTTCCATTCCCCATGAGGGTATCCTCTTTGTCTGTGGGGGCATGGAGTCTGATATGGAATGCCCCCTTGATCTCGTCCTAAAATATGAAATGCACAGAAATCGTTGGACTGTGATGAACCAGATGCTCACTGCAAGATCTTTCTTTGCTAGTGGAGTGATTGATGGCTTGATTTATGCTGCTGGAGGGAACAGCACAAATCTTTTTGAGCTTGACTCAGCTGAGGTTCTTGACCCCATCAAAGGGAATTGGCGTCCCATTGCGGATATGCGCACCAACATGGCATCCTATGATGCTGCAGTTCTAAATGGAAAGCTTCTAGTGACTGAAGGCTGGATTTGGCCCTTCTTGTTCTCTCCTAGGGGTCAGGTGTATGATCCTATATCTAACAATTGGGAGAGTATGGCTGTTGGGCTAAGAGAAGGCTGGACAGGTTCCAGTGTTGTGGTTGATGGCAATTTGTTTGTGGTTTCTGAGCATGAGAGAATGAAGGTGAAGGTTTACGATGTGGAAACTGATTCCTGGGACACAGTTACAGGTCCCCCTGTACCAGAGCAGATATGCAAGCCTTTCTCGGTGAATTCCAATGACCGCAGGATCTATGTTGTCGGCCGCAACCTTCATGTTGCAGTGGGTCACATCCAGTGGCAGAGCATCATTTGCAGTTCTGGGAAGAAGCAGAGATTCTTTGTTCGGTGGCAGGTATTGGAAGCACCAGAAGCCTTAAATGACTTAACACCATCTAGCTCTCAGGTTCTTTTCGCTtag